The following coding sequences are from one Anolis sagrei isolate rAnoSag1 chromosome 6, rAnoSag1.mat, whole genome shotgun sequence window:
- the LOC132777670 gene encoding zinc finger BED domain-containing protein 6-like: MMPKRGRGKRGQLATSHRRSTALPMRAPRFPSPVEDVVVSHQGVTVVATSMTSLHGKEEGCQSTVHDFFSYLKEREEEEEDTMELGAYSPTPTTSTHLVVKQPCRPDVCQVLSYLKKEDEEEDVAEIGSMSPPNSLPPPATSPPHSSYTSPTILGTAVYPTGMEMLHYFTPMAHTSFSSSHPKRGRDVMVEPIPPPVPKKTTSAVWDYFTLDPRESCVAVCSMCQRRVRRGKDGGTRPGTTALHKHLKVHHGLHLPGVAVVPPSPLMPLKERPHTSSMLASEPAPPTFQLVRQEQSQPFYPPTHPMALQLASDTAWMLAVDMHPLSYVDNEGFRRLMATAQPRWKIPSRTFFATKAVPELSKVVSRAVRQVVAGSVGRTVHVTIDIWDSEQAATYMSVTGHWVAEFAGILSRKHATLSVCAFEVPCSPDDICHKLQEVLQDWLYDLKTGGVVSDSENNAAKALQDLRLKHVPCLARCLRLGVKAFLATDAQVGRLLNTCRRICSYYSHSATVRRHLLEVQANLGLHQPMRQETRARSISTLQMLEHLYWQRQAITAMLNEDDEDDDNNGSHLCLTPADWKLVKCLMEILKPFEDATMLVTRPDATLCQALPLLWFLEEQLRSLRTRYYQENNNMAAHLTTQALDCLEADIQLRGVKNSMIFRVAAFLDPRFRDITTMKLGSTDMSEAAMLKEHILDLATRAYVPQGPDVEFSSINDSSSQPSSSSSNPPGSAAWQFTMKRWRTITKSDPATGLAAEGGAAIALRELEEYLHDNVDHVGENADPMLYWQGKMGVWPTLFKVAVFYFGCPPTSASSDNLSFVATSLAAGDHPKSLSPANLKMFAFIRKNRHLIPQDWRLSLGDLSSSQSAMDPREDLDTEEEDDLLRADEEPEED; encoded by the coding sequence ATGATGCCGAAACGTGGTCGGGGGAAAAGAGGCCAGCTTGCCACTTCCCATAGGAGATCCACGGCCTTGCCCATGCGAGCACCCCGTTTCCCAAGCCCTGTAGAAGATGTAGTTGTTTCCCATCAAGGCGTGACTGTAGTTGCCACCAGCATGACTTCATTACACGGAAAAGAGGAAGGATGTCAGTCAACAGTCCATGACTTCTTTTCTTACctgaaggagagagaagaggaggaggaggacaccatGGAGCTAGGAGCCTACTCACCGACTCCAACGACGTCTACCCATCTTGTGGTGAAACAGCCCTGTCGTCCAGATGTATGTCAAGTGCTCTCCTACTTGAAgaaggaagatgaggaggaggatgttgCTGAGATAGGCTCGATGTCACCACCAAATAGTCTCCCACCTCCAGCTACTTCTCCTCCACATTCCTCTTATACCTCCCCAACCATTTTGGGCACAGCTGTTTACCCAACAGGCATGGAGATGCTGCATTACTTCACTCCCATGGCTCACACCTCATTTTCTTCTTCCCATCCAAAGCGGGGACGTGATGTGATGGTGGAGCCCATCCCGCCCCCGGTGCCCAAGAAGACCACCTCAGCAGTCTGGGATTACTTCACGCTTGACCCTCGAGAGTCATGTGTGGCCGTCTGCAGCATGTGTCAGAGGCGAGTGAGACGGGGCAAGGACGGTGGCACTCGCCCAGGCACGACGGCCCTCCACAAGCACTTGAAGGTGCACCATGGTCTCCATTTGCCCGGGGTTGCTGTGGTTCCCCCCTCACCTCTGATGCCCCTGAAGGAGAGGCCGCATACTTCTTCCATGCTTGCCTCCGAACCAGCCCCTCCAACCTTCCAATTGGTCCGCCAGGAGCAGAGCCAGCCCTTCTATCCTCCCACACACCCTATGGCCCTCCAGTTGGCTTCAGATACCGCTTGGATGCTAGCGGTGGATATGCATCCTCTCTCCTATGTAGACAACGAAGGATTTAGGCGGCTGATGGCCACCGCCCAGCCTCGTTGGAAGATCCCGAGCCGGACCTTCTTTGCCACCAAAGCTGTTCCTGAGTTGTCTAAGGTGGTGTCCAGAGCCGTACGCCAAGTCGTGGCTGGAAGCGTGGGCCGCACGGTGCATGTCACCATCGACATCTGGGACAGTGAGCAGGCAGCCACTTACATGTCTGTAACGGGGCACTGGGTGGCCGAATTTGCTGGCATCCTCTCCCGGAAGCATGCTACCCTCTCTGTCTGCGCCTTTGAGGTGCCTTGCTCTCCAGATGATATTTGCCATAAGTTGCAGGAAGTACTGCAGGACTGGCTGTATGATCTGAAGACCgggggagtggtctcggacagtGAGAACAATGCAGCAAAGGCTTTGCAGGATCTGCGGCTCAAACATGTCCCTTGCTTGGCCCGCTGCCTGAGGCTAGGGGTCAAAGCCTTCTTGGCCACCGATGCTCAGGTTGGACGGCTCCTGAATACATGCAGGAGGATCTGCAGTTACTATAGTCACTCTGCCACCGTCCGCCGTCACCTTCTGGAAGTGCAAGCCAACTTGGGCCTGCACCAGCCCATGAGGCAAGAAACCCGGGCAAGGTCCATCTCCACCTTACAGATGCTGGAGCACCTCTACTGGCAACGGCAAGCCATCACCGCCATGTTGAATGAGGATGACGAAGATGACGACAACAATGGCTCCCATCTGTGCTTGACTCCCGCAGACTGGAAGCTGGTGAAGTGCTTGATGGAGATCCTCAAACCCTTTGAAGATGCCACCATGCTGGTGACTCGCCCCGATGCCACTCTCTGCCAAGCACTTCCTCTCCTTTGGTTCTTGGAGGAACAACTCCGGTCATTGAGGACCAGGTACTACCAGGAGAACAACAACATGGCTGCGCATCTCACCACCCAGGCCCTAGATTGTTTGGAGGCTGACATCCAACTGAGAGGGGTGAAGAACAGCATGATATTTCGGGTGGCAGCTTTCTTGGATCCCCGCTTCCGAGACATCACCACCATGAAGCTGGGCAGCACAGATATGAGTGAGGCAGCCATGCTGAAGGAGCACATCCTTGACCTGGCAACCAGAGCCTACGTGCCCCAGGGACCAGACGTTGAGTTTTCGTCCATCAACGATTCCTCTTCACAACCTTCCAGTAGTTCTTCCAACCCACCTGGTTCGGCCGCATGGCAGTTCACCATGAAACGTTGGAGGACCATTACCAAAAGCGACCCAGCCACGGGTCTGGCTGCTGAAGGGGGAGCCGCCATAGCCCTCCGGGAACTGGAGGAATACCTCCACGACAACGTGGACCACGTGGGAGAAAATGCCGACCCCATGTTGTATTGGCAAGGAAAGATGGGGGTTTGGCCAACTCTCTTCAAGGTCGCCGTGTTTTATTTCGGCTGCCCACCGACTTCAGCGTCCTCCGACAACCTCTCCTTCGTCGCCACTTCCTTGGCAGCAGGAGACCATCCCAAGTCCCTCTCTCCAGCCAACCTGAAGATGTTTGCCTTCATTCGGAAGAATCGGCACCTCATCCCTCAGGACTGGAGACTCTCTCTTGGAGACCTTTCTTCCTCCCAGAGCGCAATGGACCCCAGAGAGGATTTGGATACGGAAGAAGAAGACGACCTGCTGAGAGCAGATGAGGAACCAGAAGAGGACTGA
- the LOC132779307 gene encoding histone H2B 1/2/3/4/6-like, with translation MPEPAKSAPAPKKGSKKAITKTQKKGDKKRKKSRKESYSIYVYKVLKQVHPDTGISSKAMSIMNSFVNDIFERIAAEASRLAHYNKRSTITSREIQTAVRLLLPGELAKHAVSEGTKAVTKYTSSK, from the coding sequence ATGCCTGAACCAGCGAAATCCGCGCCTGCTCCCAAGAAGGGATCAAAGAAGGCGATCACCAAGACGCAGAAGAAGGGAGACAAGAAGCGCAAGAAGAGCAGGAAGGAGAGCTACTCCATCTACGTCTACAAGGTGCTGAAGCAGGTCCACCCAGACACCGGCATTTCCTCCAAGGCCATGAGCATCATGAACTCCTTCGTGAATGACATCTTTGAGCGCATTGCTGCTGAGGCCTCCCGCCTGGCGCACTACAACAAGCGGTCCACCATCACTTCTCGCGAGATCCAGACCGCCGTCCGCCTCTTGCTTCCTGGAGAGCTGGCCAAGCACGCTGTCTCTGAGGGCACCAAGGCCGTCACCAAGTACACCAGCTCCAAGTAG